A portion of the Gemmatimonadales bacterium genome contains these proteins:
- a CDS encoding gamma-glutamyltransferase, producing the protein MQVLVNLLVFGMDLQAAIDAPRFRHLSGRRLILEPPISDAVRRQLAAMGHEIVVDPTSSFGGAQAVMRLARGWAAGSDPRKDGLAVGH; encoded by the coding sequence GTGCAGGTCCTGGTCAACCTGCTGGTCTTCGGGATGGACCTGCAGGCGGCGATCGACGCGCCGCGATTCCGGCACCTATCGGGGCGCCGCCTCATCCTCGAGCCGCCCATCAGCGATGCGGTGCGGCGGCAGCTTGCCGCGATGGGCCACGAGATAGTCGTGGATCCCACCTCGAGCTTCGGGGGCGCGCAGGCGGTGATGCGTCTGGCACGGGGATGGGCGGCGGGCTCCGATCCCCGCAAGGACGGCCTCGCTGTCGGGCACTGA
- a CDS encoding aldo/keto reductase codes for MQTCSLGPGVPSVTVVGFGGMPLSITGRPDETTGISVIHAALDAGMTLIDTADVYCFDDGDMGHNERLIAKALGSWPGDRYRVIVATKGGLTRPQGRWEQSARPDRLKLACERSLAALAVERIDLYQLHAPDPAVPFADSVGALAELQRGGKIRWVGLSNVSVDEIIEAGEIVTVVSVQNRLNPFFREAIAEGVVAHCGRNGIAFMAYSPVGGGRLNKKLPGHPVASGIAKKRGVSAHAVVLAWVLAQDSSVIAIPGARTPEHARDSATAAAVALDPEELDAIDRAEFSRA; via the coding sequence GTGCAGACATGTTCGTTGGGGCCCGGCGTCCCCTCGGTGACCGTCGTCGGTTTCGGCGGCATGCCGCTCTCAATCACCGGGCGGCCGGACGAAACGACCGGCATCAGCGTCATCCACGCCGCGCTCGACGCCGGCATGACGCTGATCGACACCGCCGACGTGTATTGTTTCGACGACGGCGACATGGGACACAACGAACGGCTGATCGCGAAGGCGCTGGGTAGCTGGCCCGGCGACCGGTACCGCGTCATCGTCGCCACCAAGGGCGGGCTCACCCGGCCACAGGGGCGCTGGGAACAGAGCGCGCGGCCCGACCGCCTCAAGCTCGCGTGCGAGCGGTCGCTCGCCGCGCTCGCCGTGGAACGCATCGATCTCTATCAGCTGCACGCCCCCGACCCGGCCGTTCCTTTCGCCGATAGCGTGGGCGCTCTGGCCGAGCTTCAGCGCGGGGGCAAGATCCGATGGGTGGGGCTTTCCAACGTTTCGGTGGATGAGATCATCGAGGCGGGCGAGATCGTGACCGTCGTTTCAGTGCAGAACCGGCTGAACCCGTTCTTCCGCGAGGCCATCGCCGAGGGCGTGGTAGCGCACTGCGGCCGTAACGGCATCGCGTTCATGGCGTACAGTCCGGTGGGCGGCGGACGGCTCAACAAGAAGCTGCCGGGCCACCCCGTCGCGAGCGGGATCGCGAAGAAACGCGGCGTTTCGGCGCACGCAGTCGTGTTGGCCTGGGTGCTGGCGCAAGACTCGTCGGTGATCGCGATCCCGGGAGCGCGCACCCCCGAGCACGCCCGTGATTCGGCCACCGCGGCGGCCGTCGCGCTGGATCCGGAGGAGCTGGACGCGATAGACCGCGCCGAGTTCTCACGCGCGTGA
- a CDS encoding YdcF family protein produces the protein MRGAAAGLVAGTIGWLAFTVVAVGWMWPLPVAALIGAVLGATRWRRLLWITAGIGTGLAFLVAYTPVIVAPAHRLIRSDPLGPRAADAVVVLSAGLNEDALISGDGADRILTGLRLVLEHAAPRLVVTRLHRKVGRGEVTSEDDQRRLVALAHDSIALFSVDSVTTTREEALRFAVLARREGWTSVIVVTSPLHTSRACATFEKAGFRVTCVTSESREFAVRALRAPRDRLAAFRHWVYEVAGHAKYRWKGWI, from the coding sequence ATGCGGGGAGCCGCTGCCGGCCTCGTGGCAGGCACGATCGGTTGGCTCGCGTTCACGGTCGTCGCCGTGGGCTGGATGTGGCCTCTCCCCGTCGCCGCCCTCATCGGCGCGGTCCTCGGAGCGACGCGATGGCGGCGATTGCTCTGGATCACGGCAGGCATCGGCACCGGCCTCGCGTTCCTCGTGGCCTACACGCCGGTCATCGTGGCACCGGCCCACCGGCTGATCCGATCCGACCCGCTCGGCCCGCGCGCGGCGGATGCGGTCGTCGTCCTGTCCGCGGGTCTCAACGAAGACGCGCTCATCTCCGGTGACGGGGCGGACCGCATTCTGACCGGGTTGCGGCTCGTCCTGGAGCACGCGGCGCCCAGGCTCGTCGTCACCAGGCTTCATAGAAAAGTCGGCCGTGGAGAGGTCACATCGGAAGATGATCAACGGCGCCTCGTCGCGCTCGCCCACGACAGCATCGCGCTGTTCTCGGTGGACTCCGTCACCACCACGCGCGAAGAGGCGCTGCGCTTCGCGGTACTGGCGCGGCGCGAGGGATGGACGTCGGTGATCGTGGTGACGTCCCCGCTGCACACCAGCCGCGCGTGCGCCACGTTCGAGAAGGCCGGCTTCCGGGTGACCTGCGTGACGAGCGAATCGCGGGAGTTCGCCGTGCGAGCGTTGCGCGCCCCGAGGGATCGGCTGGCCGCCTTCCGCCACTGGGTCTACGAGGTGGCAGGCCATGCGAAGTACCGCTGGAAGGGCTGGATCTAG
- a CDS encoding PQQ-dependent sugar dehydrogenase: protein MNATHPPFALLATLSVLTGNLPAQSRPPACAADNAGLTLPRGFCALFVTDSIGRARHIAVAPNGDLFVALQGNGGGVASLRDEDGDGVAETRRRFGPGSGNGIALGGGFLYFALDDAIVRWPWRAGQLEPQGPPDTIVSGLISRRQHAAKSIALGRDGALYVNIGAPSNSCQERDRQAGSPGRDPCTLLDSAGGIWRFDPSRLRQRQSDGVHFARGLRNVVAITTDPAGAVYGAQHGRDQLRDNWPQLFTDEQNAETPAEELFRIEQGGDYGWPYCYYDRELQQKVLAPEYGGDGRTAGRCAFAPRPLVAFPAHWAPNGIAFYPGTQLQTPPAFPAEYRGGAFIAFHGSWNRAPLPQQGYNVGFVPFARGEAGGTYTVFAEGFRTGTGQAAHRPTGVAVGPDGSLYVTDDRGGRIYRIMYTGR, encoded by the coding sequence ATGAACGCTACCCACCCGCCATTCGCCCTGCTCGCGACGCTCTCGGTGCTCACCGGCAACCTCCCGGCGCAGTCGCGACCGCCCGCCTGCGCGGCGGACAACGCCGGCCTCACCCTGCCGCGCGGCTTTTGCGCGCTGTTCGTCACCGACAGCATCGGCCGGGCGCGGCACATCGCGGTCGCACCTAACGGCGATCTCTTCGTGGCGCTCCAGGGGAACGGTGGCGGGGTGGCCTCGTTGCGCGACGAGGACGGCGACGGGGTGGCCGAAACGCGGCGCCGTTTCGGCCCGGGTTCGGGCAACGGTATCGCGCTGGGCGGCGGCTTCCTCTACTTCGCGCTCGACGATGCGATAGTGCGGTGGCCCTGGCGGGCCGGCCAGCTCGAGCCTCAGGGGCCGCCGGATACGATCGTCTCCGGCCTCATCTCCCGGAGGCAGCACGCGGCGAAGAGCATCGCCCTCGGCCGCGACGGAGCGCTGTACGTCAACATCGGTGCGCCCTCCAACTCCTGCCAGGAGCGCGACCGCCAGGCGGGCTCGCCGGGGCGGGACCCGTGCACCCTGCTCGACAGCGCGGGCGGCATCTGGCGCTTCGACCCGAGCCGGCTTCGCCAGCGACAGTCCGACGGCGTGCACTTCGCTCGGGGCCTGCGAAACGTAGTGGCGATCACGACTGATCCCGCCGGCGCGGTCTACGGCGCGCAGCACGGACGCGACCAGCTCCGGGACAACTGGCCGCAGCTCTTCACGGACGAGCAGAACGCCGAGACTCCGGCGGAGGAACTGTTCCGCATCGAGCAGGGCGGGGACTACGGCTGGCCGTACTGCTACTACGACCGGGAGCTTCAGCAGAAGGTCCTCGCGCCCGAGTATGGCGGTGACGGCCGCACGGCGGGTCGCTGCGCGTTCGCGCCGCGTCCGCTGGTAGCGTTCCCGGCACACTGGGCGCCGAACGGCATCGCGTTCTACCCGGGGACGCAGTTGCAGACGCCTCCGGCGTTCCCGGCCGAGTACCGCGGCGGAGCGTTCATAGCCTTCCACGGGTCATGGAACCGGGCGCCGCTCCCCCAGCAGGGTTACAACGTCGGGTTCGTGCCGTTCGCGCGCGGCGAGGCTGGTGGCACATACACGGTCTTTGCCGAGGGGTTCCGGACCGGCACGGGCCAGGCGGCGCACCGTCCGACTGGCGTCGCGGTGGGACCGGATGGGTCGCTCTACGTGACCGACGACCGTGGCGGAAGGATCTACCGGATCATGTACACGGGGAGGTAG
- a CDS encoding SDR family NAD(P)-dependent oxidoreductase: MSRITGKLALITGASSGIGLAIARRFASEGCHLVLWARRLDRLEKLAAELTKAHGVKVSVAKVDVRSRAAVTGAAQELERDGAAPDILVNNAGLASGMTKIQEGDPADWDLMIDTNVKGLLNVTRAVLPLMVKRDRGHVVNLGSTAGRQVYPLGNVYNASKFAVTALNEAMSVDLAGTGIKVSIVDPGYVRTEFAMVRFKGNAERAGKTYEGFTPLTAADVADAVAYIVNLPEHVNILDLRLLPAAQRNQYVVDRKESR, translated from the coding sequence CCTCATCACCGGTGCCAGCTCGGGCATCGGGCTCGCCATCGCCCGCCGTTTCGCGTCCGAGGGGTGCCACCTCGTCCTGTGGGCGCGCCGGCTGGACCGCCTGGAGAAGCTCGCCGCCGAGCTGACGAAGGCGCACGGCGTGAAGGTGAGCGTCGCGAAGGTGGACGTCCGTAGCCGCGCGGCCGTGACGGGCGCGGCGCAGGAGCTCGAGCGCGACGGCGCGGCGCCCGACATCCTGGTCAACAACGCGGGTCTGGCATCCGGGATGACGAAGATCCAGGAAGGGGACCCTGCCGACTGGGACCTCATGATAGACACCAACGTGAAAGGGCTGCTCAACGTCACGCGCGCGGTCCTGCCGCTCATGGTGAAGCGGGATCGAGGCCACGTGGTGAACCTGGGGAGCACGGCGGGGCGCCAGGTTTATCCTTTGGGGAACGTATACAACGCGTCCAAGTTCGCGGTGACCGCGCTCAACGAGGCGATGAGTGTTGACCTCGCGGGTACGGGCATCAAGGTGTCGATCGTGGACCCCGGCTACGTTCGGACCGAGTTCGCGATGGTGCGGTTCAAGGGGAACGCGGAACGCGCCGGGAAGACCTACGAGGGCTTCACTCCGCTCACCGCCGCCGACGTCGCGGATGCGGTGGCGTACATCGTGAATCTCCCGGAGCACGTCAACATCCTCGACCTCAGGCTGTTACCCGCGGCGCAGCGCAATCAGTATGTCGTGGATAGGAAAGAAAGCCGTTAG